A portion of the Cryptomeria japonica chromosome 5, Sugi_1.0, whole genome shotgun sequence genome contains these proteins:
- the LOC131875977 gene encoding uncharacterized protein LOC131875977 encodes MEQDKEEERKRNEELREQKKEQLKQRKEKREAYAIERDVIREENTTKKLQELQEMFIRREEKEKKDEESNLEKARKAIEKKSKQAQKTKNVVTPVDPLPPQHPMLIDIMNLLTPIFAIISNMQVGTTPRFLDIMKPNSNVNQELLARIASCLQAPPN; translated from the coding sequence ATGGAACAAGACAAagaggaagaaaggaaaagaaatgagGAATTGAGAGAACAGAAAAAAGAACAGTTGAAGCAAAGGAAGGAAAAACGTGAAGCATATGCAATAGAAAGGGATGTTATTAGGGaggaaaacacaacaaaaaaattgcaggAACTCCAAGAAATGTTTATTCGAAgagaagagaaggaaaagaaagatgaGGAATCAAATCTTGAGAAGGCGAGGAAGGCAATTGAAAAGAAAAGTAAACAagcacaaaaaacaaaaaatgtgGTCACACCCGTGGATCCTCTACCCCCCCAACACCCAATGTTGATCGATATAATGAACCTCTTGACCCCAATCTTTGCAATTATTAGTAATATGCAAGTTGGGACTACACCTAGATTCTTAGACATCATGAAACCTAATTCCAATGTAAACCAGGAGTTGCTTGCTCGTATAGCAAGTTGCTTACAAGCCCCTCCAAACTAG